Proteins encoded by one window of Denticeps clupeoides unplaced genomic scaffold, fDenClu1.1, whole genome shotgun sequence:
- the LOC114772863 gene encoding protein angel homolog 2-like isoform X2, giving the protein MAVVIAGYHCEYKRRTGKKPDGCAVVFRRDRFTLVSCHPVEYYRRGVPLMDRDNVGLVALLEPVAPPGAAAARVCVANTHLLYNPRRGDIKLAQLGVLLAEVGRVARLADGSTCPVVLCGDFNSVPGSPLYSFIRERRLDYGGMAIGKVSGQEDSPRGQRLLNVPIWPPSLGVSQQCQYEERPSETNESESDVPAKAATHGPQIEHGLNLASVYSHYLKDGRKKEITTCHSKTAITVDYIFYSPAAGDVSVQSGRGAACDRGLLLLARLALVDEAVLQAANGLPTEHNSSDHLPLVARFRLQR; this is encoded by the exons ATGGCCGTTGTGATCGCAGGCTACCACTGTGAGTACAAGAGGAGGACGGGTAAGAAGCCGGATGGCTGCGCCGTGGTGTTCAGACGCGACCGCTTCACCCTCGTGTCCTGCCACCCTGTGGAGTACTACCGGCGCGGCGTCCCCCTGATGGACCGGGACAACGTGGGCCTGGTGGCGCTGCTGGAGCCCGTCGCGCCGCCGGGTGCGGCCGCCGCCAGGGTGTGCGTGGCCAACACCCACCTCCTGTACAACCCGCGCCGAGGGGACATCAAACTGGCCCAGCTGGGCGTGCTGCTGGCGGAGGTGGGCCGCGTGGCGCGCCTCGCCGACGGGAGCACCTGCCCCGTGGTGCTCTGCGGGGATTTCAACTCCGTGCCGGGGTCTCCCCTCTACAGCTTCATCCGGGAGCGCAGGCTGGACTACGGGGGCATGGCCATCGGCAAG gtgTCCGGACAGGAGGACAGTCCCAGGGGCCAGCGGCTTCTCAACGTCCCCATCTGGCCTCCGAGCCTGGGCGTCAGCCAGCAGTGCCAGTATGAGGAGCGCCCGTCAG AGACAAATGAGAGTGAGAGTGATGTGCCAGCCAAGGCAGCTACACATGG GCCTCAGATCGAGCACGGCTTGAATCTCGCCTCCGTTTACTCGCATTACCTGAAAGACGGACGGAAAAAAGAGATCACCACCTGTCACTCAAAAACGGCCATCACCGTGGACTACATCTTCTACTCTCCGGCTGCGGGAGACGTCTCCGTACAGTCAG GGCGGGGCGCGGCGTGCGACCGAGGCCTgctcctgctggccaggctGGCGCTGGTGGACGAGGCGGTCCTCCAGGCGGCCAACGGGCTGCCCACCGAGCACAACTCCTCCGACCACCTGCCCCTGGTGGCGCGGTTCAGACTGCAGCGCTGA
- the LOC114772863 gene encoding protein angel homolog 2-like isoform X1, with protein sequence MAVVIAGYHCEYKRRTGKKPDGCAVVFRRDRFTLVSCHPVEYYRRGVPLMDRDNVGLVALLEPVAPPGAAAARVCVANTHLLYNPRRGDIKLAQLGVLLAEVGRVARLADGSTCPVVLCGDFNSVPGSPLYSFIRERRLDYGGMAIGKVSGQEDSPRGQRLLNVPIWPPSLGVSQQCQYEERPSETNESESDVPAKAATHGPQIEHGLNLASVYSHYLKDGRKKEITTCHSKTAITVDYIFYSPAAGDVSVQSGESGPDVTAPRPVFTDGPYLAGRGAACDRGLLLLARLALVDEAVLQAANGLPTEHNSSDHLPLVARFRLQR encoded by the exons ATGGCCGTTGTGATCGCAGGCTACCACTGTGAGTACAAGAGGAGGACGGGTAAGAAGCCGGATGGCTGCGCCGTGGTGTTCAGACGCGACCGCTTCACCCTCGTGTCCTGCCACCCTGTGGAGTACTACCGGCGCGGCGTCCCCCTGATGGACCGGGACAACGTGGGCCTGGTGGCGCTGCTGGAGCCCGTCGCGCCGCCGGGTGCGGCCGCCGCCAGGGTGTGCGTGGCCAACACCCACCTCCTGTACAACCCGCGCCGAGGGGACATCAAACTGGCCCAGCTGGGCGTGCTGCTGGCGGAGGTGGGCCGCGTGGCGCGCCTCGCCGACGGGAGCACCTGCCCCGTGGTGCTCTGCGGGGATTTCAACTCCGTGCCGGGGTCTCCCCTCTACAGCTTCATCCGGGAGCGCAGGCTGGACTACGGGGGCATGGCCATCGGCAAG gtgTCCGGACAGGAGGACAGTCCCAGGGGCCAGCGGCTTCTCAACGTCCCCATCTGGCCTCCGAGCCTGGGCGTCAGCCAGCAGTGCCAGTATGAGGAGCGCCCGTCAG AGACAAATGAGAGTGAGAGTGATGTGCCAGCCAAGGCAGCTACACATGG GCCTCAGATCGAGCACGGCTTGAATCTCGCCTCCGTTTACTCGCATTACCTGAAAGACGGACGGAAAAAAGAGATCACCACCTGTCACTCAAAAACGGCCATCACCGTGGACTACATCTTCTACTCTCCGGCTGCGGGAGACGTCTCCGTACAGTCAGGTGAGTCCGGGCCCGACGTAACGGCGCCCCGCCCGGTGTTTACTGACGGTCCGTACTTGGCAGGGCGGGGCGCGGCGTGCGACCGAGGCCTgctcctgctggccaggctGGCGCTGGTGGACGAGGCGGTCCTCCAGGCGGCCAACGGGCTGCCCACCGAGCACAACTCCTCCGACCACCTGCCCCTGGTGGCGCGGTTCAGACTGCAGCGCTGA